The proteins below come from a single Nocardia higoensis genomic window:
- the pheT gene encoding phenylalanine--tRNA ligase subunit beta: MRVAQSWLTEIIERATPGWSVTPEELDAAFVRVGLEVEEVDKLAPVTGDLEHPLVVGRVLEITELTEFKKPIRFCRVDVGNVEPQEIICGATNFAVGDLVVVVLPGGVLPGGFRITSRKTYGHTSNGMICSVAELGIGKDHSGILVLEPGTAEPGTDANELLGLDDTVIELNITPDRGYCFSVRGLAREITCGSDLEYLDPAVRTLPADEAQAWPIRIESDSRCTRFAARRVTGVDPAAVSPWWLQRRLLLSGVRPISPAVDVTNYVMLELGQPLHAFDAARLSGGLVVRTANRGETLRTLDDVERTLDDEDVVIADDSGVISLAGVMGGASTEVSAETTDVLLEAATWNSLLIYRTARRHKLVSEAGKRYERIVDPELNVAALDRAATLLAEITGGTVESVLSDVRVPTPEPEPIRMDIDLADRVAGVTYPRGTAARRLAQIGCHVEVSVDEETAHGQLVVTPPSWRPDLAQPADLVEEVLRLEGLEQIPSIVPTAPAGRGLTAVQRRRRAVSRALAFAGGVEVPAPVFLAAGVFDVWGLDTDDPRRATTRVLNPLDVERAELSTTLLPGLLEIAQRNISRGARDLTLYAIGQVTLPTGETKAVEPLPVDRRPTDEQIGELLASLPAQPVRVGAVLTGRQEPRGPWGPGRQVEAADAFALVDAVADAAGVVIERRAAAYLPWHPGRCAELVVDGTVVGHAGELHPAVLERAGLPARTCAVELDLDALPLTEARPAPIVSAFPAVLQDVSVSVEKSVSAAAVEAALRGGSGDLLEDIALFDVYEGEQAGEGRKSLTYALRFRAPDRTLTEDEASAARDAAVAAAGASVGAVLRG, from the coding sequence TCGCGCCGGTGACCGGTGACCTCGAGCATCCGCTGGTGGTCGGCCGTGTTCTCGAGATCACCGAGCTGACCGAGTTCAAGAAGCCGATCCGGTTCTGCAGGGTCGATGTCGGCAACGTCGAACCGCAGGAGATCATCTGCGGCGCGACCAACTTCGCGGTGGGCGATCTGGTCGTCGTGGTGCTGCCCGGCGGTGTGCTGCCAGGCGGATTCCGGATCACCTCGCGCAAGACCTACGGTCACACCTCCAACGGCATGATCTGCTCGGTGGCCGAACTCGGTATCGGCAAGGACCATTCCGGCATCCTGGTGCTGGAGCCGGGCACCGCCGAGCCGGGTACCGACGCCAACGAACTGCTCGGCCTCGACGACACCGTCATCGAGCTGAACATCACCCCGGATCGCGGCTACTGCTTCTCGGTGCGCGGCCTGGCGCGCGAGATCACCTGCGGTTCGGACCTGGAGTATCTCGATCCGGCCGTGCGGACCCTGCCCGCGGACGAGGCGCAGGCCTGGCCGATCCGCATCGAATCCGATTCGCGCTGCACCCGTTTCGCCGCGCGCCGGGTCACCGGCGTCGACCCGGCCGCGGTCAGCCCGTGGTGGCTGCAGCGCAGGCTGCTGCTGTCCGGGGTGCGCCCGATCTCCCCGGCCGTCGACGTGACCAACTACGTCATGCTCGAACTCGGCCAGCCGCTGCACGCCTTCGACGCCGCGCGACTGAGCGGCGGCCTGGTGGTGCGCACCGCGAACAGAGGCGAGACGCTGCGCACCCTCGACGATGTGGAGCGCACCCTCGACGACGAGGACGTGGTCATCGCCGACGACTCCGGCGTGATCTCACTGGCCGGCGTGATGGGCGGCGCCAGCACCGAGGTGAGCGCCGAGACCACCGACGTGCTGCTGGAAGCGGCCACCTGGAACTCGCTGCTCATCTACCGCACCGCGCGCAGGCACAAGCTGGTCTCCGAGGCGGGCAAGCGCTATGAACGCATCGTCGATCCCGAGCTCAACGTCGCCGCGCTGGATCGCGCGGCCACCCTGCTCGCCGAGATCACCGGCGGCACTGTCGAATCCGTGCTCTCCGACGTGCGGGTGCCCACCCCGGAGCCCGAGCCGATCCGGATGGACATCGATCTGGCCGACCGTGTCGCGGGTGTCACCTACCCGCGCGGCACCGCGGCCCGCCGGCTGGCCCAGATCGGTTGCCACGTCGAGGTGTCCGTGGACGAGGAGACCGCGCACGGTCAGCTCGTGGTGACCCCGCCGAGCTGGCGTCCCGACCTGGCCCAGCCCGCCGATCTGGTCGAGGAGGTGCTGCGTCTGGAGGGTCTCGAGCAGATCCCCTCGATCGTGCCGACCGCCCCCGCCGGTCGCGGCCTGACCGCCGTACAGCGTCGCCGTCGCGCCGTGAGCCGCGCGCTGGCCTTCGCAGGCGGCGTGGAGGTGCCCGCGCCGGTCTTCCTGGCCGCAGGCGTCTTCGACGTGTGGGGTCTGGACACCGACGATCCGCGCCGCGCCACCACCCGGGTGCTCAACCCGCTCGATGTGGAGCGCGCCGAGTTGTCCACCACGCTGTTGCCCGGCCTGCTCGAGATCGCCCAGCGCAATATTTCCCGCGGCGCGCGTGACCTGACCCTCTACGCCATCGGCCAGGTCACCCTGCCTACCGGCGAGACCAAGGCCGTCGAACCGCTGCCGGTGGACCGCCGTCCCACCGACGAGCAGATCGGTGAACTGCTGGCCTCGCTGCCCGCACAGCCCGTGCGGGTCGGCGCCGTGCTCACCGGACGCCAGGAGCCGCGCGGCCCGTGGGGTCCGGGCAGGCAGGTCGAGGCCGCCGACGCCTTCGCCCTGGTCGACGCCGTCGCCGACGCCGCGGGTGTGGTGATCGAGCGCCGCGCCGCCGCGTATCTGCCGTGGCATCCGGGCCGGTGCGCCGAACTCGTGGTCGACGGCACGGTCGTCGGGCACGCGGGCGAACTGCACCCGGCGGTCCTCGAGCGCGCGGGCCTGCCCGCCCGCACCTGCGCGGTCGAACTCGACCTCGATGCCCTGCCGCTGACCGAGGCCCGGCCCGCGCCGATCGTCTCGGCGTTCCCCGCGGTCCTGCAGGACGTCTCGGTCAGCGTCGAGAAGTCCGTTTCCGCCGCGGCTGTGGAAGCCGCCCTGCGCGGCGGCAGCGGCGACCTGCTCGAGGACATCGCGCTGTTCGACGTGTACGAGGGTGAGCAGGCCGGTGAGGGCCGCAAGTCTCTCACCTACGCCCTGCG